One Camelus bactrianus isolate YW-2024 breed Bactrian camel chromosome 14, ASM4877302v1, whole genome shotgun sequence genomic region harbors:
- the LOC141579766 gene encoding uncharacterized protein LOC141579766 isoform X3: MAACSAGLLVLAWSVGGRHPVWGGVPQTVNGNFSSIQMLVPSVNLRNKTQGYLLCDFNPPEGFNLRRNVCIHIAFLLKTLLKMEEPVLVLFPWGHLYHWQSPDINQVWIPWSNSFDLPSLNRNIPDIEYEQFIAGSLGDNNRNQSKSKPSQNSVLLFQERCVHDNPMSWHHYEFHFKDGLASCFRENDMSLERNSLTCSKSAHLTFYLSLSHLDSSCSCS, from the exons atggcggcttgctcggccgggctactagttctggcctggtcagtcggcggccgacatcctgtctggggcggcgtcccacagacggtaaac ggaaatttcagttccatccagatgttggttccttcagtcaacctcaggaataagacacaagg gtaccttctgtgtgacttcaaccctccagagggcttcaacctccgtaggaacgtctgcatccacattgccttcctcctgaagaccctgctgaagatggaggagccggtactggtgctattcccttggggccacctctaccactggcagagccccgacATCAATCAGGTCTGGATTCCCTGGTCCaactcctttgacctcccaagtctcaacagaaacatccctgacattgagtacgagcagttcattgcag gttcacttggtgataataatcgtaaccaaagcaaaagcaaaccctcacagaactctgtcctgctgttccaggaacgctgtgttcatgacaacccaatgagttggcaccactatgagttccactttaaag atggccttgcctcctgcttcagagagaatgacatgtcactggaaaggaactcgctcacctgcagcaaatctgctcacctcaccttttatctgtccctctcccacctggactctagctgtagttgttcttaa
- the LOC141579766 gene encoding uncharacterized protein LOC141579766 isoform X2, with translation MAACSAGLLVLAWSVGGRHPVWGGVPQTVNGNFSSIQMLVPSVNLRNKTQGYLLCDFNPPEGFNLRRNVCIHIAFLLKTLLKMEEPVLVLFPWGHLYHWQSPDINQVWIPWSNSFDLPSLNRNIPDIEYEQFIAGSLGDNNRNQSKSKPSQNSVLLFQERCVHDNPMSWHHYEFHFKVPATLASLLICLSQEHLDHQLCIASPPTIKTSKLILPPPPSMVIVGSSSPSA, from the exons atggcggcttgctcggccgggctactagttctggcctggtcagtcggcggccgacatcctgtctggggcggcgtcccacagacggtaaac ggaaatttcagttccatccagatgttggttccttcagtcaacctcaggaataagacacaagg gtaccttctgtgtgacttcaaccctccagagggcttcaacctccgtaggaacgtctgcatccacattgccttcctcctgaagaccctgctgaagatggaggagccggtactggtgctattcccttggggccacctctaccactggcagagccccgacATCAATCAGGTCTGGATTCCCTGGTCCaactcctttgacctcccaagtctcaacagaaacatccctgacattgagtacgagcagttcattgcag gttcacttggtgataataatcgtaaccaaagcaaaagcaaaccctcacagaactctgtcctgctgttccaggaacgctgtgttcatgacaacccaatgagttggcaccactatgagttccactttaaag tgcctgccaccctggcctccctgctcatctgcctcagtcaggagcacctggaccaccagctctgtattgcctcgcctcctaccatcaagacgtcaaagctcattctcccaccaccacccagtatggtcattgtagggtcttcttctccatcagcctga
- the LOC141579766 gene encoding GDP-fucose protein O-fucosyltransferase 2-like isoform X4 yields MAACSAGLLVLAWSVGGRHPVWGGVPQTVNGNFSSIQMLVPSVNLRNKTQGYLLCDFNPPEGFNLRRNVCIHIAFLLKTLLKMEEPVLVLFPWGHLYHWQSPDINQVWIPWSNSFDLPSLNRNIPDIEYEQFIAGTLCS; encoded by the exons atggcggcttgctcggccgggctactagttctggcctggtcagtcggcggccgacatcctgtctggggcggcgtcccacagacggtaaac ggaaatttcagttccatccagatgttggttccttcagtcaacctcaggaataagacacaagg gtaccttctgtgtgacttcaaccctccagagggcttcaacctccgtaggaacgtctgcatccacattgccttcctcctgaagaccctgctgaagatggaggagccggtactggtgctattcccttggggccacctctaccactggcagagccccgacATCAATCAGGTCTGGATTCCCTGGTCCaactcctttgacctcccaagtctcaacagaaacatccctgacattgagtacgagcagttcattgcag gaacgctgtgttcatga
- the LOC141579766 gene encoding uncharacterized protein LOC141579766 isoform X1, with product MAACSAGLLVLAWSVGGRHPVWGGVPQTVNGNFSSIQMLVPSVNLRNKTQGYLLCDFNPPEGFNLRRNVCIHIAFLLKTLLKMEEPVLVLFPWGHLYHWQSPDINQVWIPWSNSFDLPSLNRNIPDIEYEQFIAGSLGDNNRNQSKSKPSQNSVLLFQERCVHDNPMSWHHYEFHFKAVPATLASLLICLSQEHLDHQLCIASPPTIKTSKLILPPPPSMVIVGSSSPSA from the exons atggcggcttgctcggccgggctactagttctggcctggtcagtcggcggccgacatcctgtctggggcggcgtcccacagacggtaaac ggaaatttcagttccatccagatgttggttccttcagtcaacctcaggaataagacacaagg gtaccttctgtgtgacttcaaccctccagagggcttcaacctccgtaggaacgtctgcatccacattgccttcctcctgaagaccctgctgaagatggaggagccggtactggtgctattcccttggggccacctctaccactggcagagccccgacATCAATCAGGTCTGGATTCCCTGGTCCaactcctttgacctcccaagtctcaacagaaacatccctgacattgagtacgagcagttcattgcag gttcacttggtgataataatcgtaaccaaagcaaaagcaaaccctcacagaactctgtcctgctgttccaggaacgctgtgttcatgacaacccaatgagttggcaccactatgagttccactttaaag cagtgcctgccaccctggcctccctgctcatctgcctcagtcaggagcacctggaccaccagctctgtattgcctcgcctcctaccatcaagacgtcaaagctcattctcccaccaccacccagtatggtcattgtagggtcttcttctccatcagcctga